Proteins from a genomic interval of Gemmatimonadota bacterium:
- a CDS encoding indolepyruvate ferredoxin oxidoreductase family protein, translating to MPRDQAGPALTTDAIPAPSLQDRYLKNRGPVFLTGIHAIVRFLLDKQRRDALSGGTVRRSFMAGYEGSPLGGLDLELRQQATLLCEAAPFVHQAAVNEKTAAAAVHGSQYEGNVDGFWYGKAHGVKWALDEFSLANIAGTGKDSGVVLFCGDDHMAKSSGYPASSEQALRDARIPVFYPSTVSEVITYGHHALALSRYAGVLCGMKLVTPICDGAETVDANPELPSVTLPPGPAGGRPGSPGPPGRPYEKRFHQVVISTQSIPFEEELTTVRLGIAAEYARVNGIDTVENPESDGSLGIVATGKSYADIVQALRLLNLEDRVPILKLGVIYPVNPRTIREFAARLKAVVVVEEKGPFVEEAVAHALLGTGVAHVYGKRGPDDRPLIPAYGELNPDLLTILLGPMLQEIFPSAPIYDRLEELNAIAERDSGSFARRTAHYCPGCPHSVSARAPEGEVAGGEIGCSSLDAYIEADGRGVRWIPTMGLGGAIYNGMFPFNENRHLFQNIGDGTVLHSGLITIFSSISHGANITYKVLWNHVVAMTGGQDITGQPTLDDFALILLGMGVQDVTVVSKFPQQVSLKRARAALKPGQHLLLEPRDRLESAQESLSRKPGVKVLIYDQECATEHRRRRKRQHLAPERYVYIHERVCEGCGDCGQQSMCLALEPRETEFGPKTAILQSACNQDLSCLKGDCPSFVSVEPVGDSKPLNPEYPLLDESDLSAPAFKATIDGEYAIHLIGIGGTGVVTVAHLLAVAALFDGKKVSEMNRTGLAQKGGPVESPIVLGEGEVPPSSFIPAGRCDLYLAADIAGAVNPLNLQAASAQRTVAVVSRSGVPTAQMVYDPQVPGADVPAMETLIEAHTRSVDNVFIDAQDYAMKLFGNHIVANVFLLGVAYQAGHIPLQAGSIERAIRLNGQAVDLNIQAFRWGRMAVHDRARLDEAVQEPDPDSDELVRRFARLLGRKRAQAFETQIGRIPVRQESIRRSWVIRVGELIAFQDAKLAERFVDRIARVYDGDERTGGPDRGYLLTTHAAFMLHKLMAYKDEYEVARLLTDPSEPGVAERFDGPVRVSYHLHPPLLRAWGLDRKLRLGPWFRPVLLFMARCRFLRGTPFDPFGYTAARREERALVTWYESLLDQALAILTPENYPEVLELLRLPDEIRGYEQVKHRSVLRVKKKASEMFETLLQGAASRSIHTR from the coding sequence ATGCCTCGCGACCAGGCAGGTCCGGCCTTGACCACCGACGCCATTCCAGCGCCCTCGCTGCAGGACCGATACCTCAAAAACCGCGGTCCGGTCTTTCTTACCGGCATACATGCCATCGTCCGCTTCCTGCTGGACAAGCAGCGGCGTGACGCCCTTTCCGGCGGTACGGTGCGGCGCAGCTTCATGGCCGGTTACGAAGGTTCGCCCCTCGGCGGCCTCGACCTCGAACTCCGGCAACAGGCCACCCTGCTCTGTGAAGCGGCGCCGTTCGTACACCAGGCGGCGGTCAACGAGAAGACGGCGGCGGCGGCGGTGCACGGCAGCCAGTACGAAGGAAACGTGGACGGGTTCTGGTACGGCAAGGCCCATGGCGTGAAATGGGCCCTGGACGAATTCAGCCTCGCCAACATCGCGGGGACGGGAAAAGACAGCGGCGTCGTCCTGTTCTGCGGGGACGACCACATGGCGAAGAGTTCAGGATACCCCGCCAGCAGCGAGCAGGCCCTGCGCGACGCGCGCATTCCCGTCTTCTACCCTTCGACGGTCTCCGAGGTCATCACCTATGGGCACCACGCGCTCGCGCTCAGCAGGTACGCCGGGGTCCTTTGCGGGATGAAACTCGTCACGCCCATTTGCGACGGCGCCGAAACGGTGGACGCAAACCCCGAACTACCCAGCGTAACGCTGCCGCCGGGACCGGCTGGCGGTCGGCCCGGGTCGCCGGGACCGCCTGGACGGCCCTACGAAAAACGCTTTCACCAGGTGGTCATCTCCACCCAGTCCATCCCCTTCGAAGAAGAACTGACCACGGTGCGCCTGGGAATCGCCGCCGAGTACGCCCGGGTGAACGGGATCGACACGGTCGAGAACCCGGAATCGGACGGTTCCCTCGGTATCGTAGCGACGGGAAAGAGCTACGCCGACATCGTCCAGGCGCTTCGATTGCTGAACCTGGAGGACCGGGTGCCGATCCTGAAACTGGGCGTGATCTATCCGGTCAATCCGCGGACGATCCGGGAGTTCGCAGCGCGCCTGAAGGCCGTGGTGGTCGTGGAGGAAAAGGGTCCCTTCGTGGAAGAAGCGGTGGCCCACGCGCTCCTGGGCACCGGCGTAGCACACGTCTACGGAAAGCGGGGTCCGGATGACCGCCCGCTCATTCCAGCCTATGGAGAGTTGAATCCCGACCTGCTCACAATTCTGCTCGGGCCGATGCTGCAGGAGATCTTCCCGTCGGCGCCCATTTACGACCGCTTGGAGGAACTGAACGCAATCGCGGAACGAGACTCGGGCTCCTTCGCCCGGCGCACCGCCCATTACTGTCCCGGATGTCCCCACAGCGTATCGGCCCGTGCGCCCGAAGGGGAGGTCGCGGGCGGCGAAATCGGCTGCTCTTCGCTGGACGCCTACATCGAGGCGGACGGCCGGGGTGTGCGTTGGATACCCACCATGGGCCTTGGCGGCGCCATCTACAACGGCATGTTCCCGTTCAATGAGAACCGGCACCTGTTCCAGAACATCGGCGACGGCACGGTGCTCCACAGCGGCCTGATCACCATATTCAGCTCCATTTCCCACGGCGCCAACATCACCTATAAAGTCCTTTGGAACCACGTGGTGGCCATGACCGGCGGCCAGGACATCACCGGGCAGCCCACGCTGGACGACTTCGCGCTGATCTTGCTGGGCATGGGCGTGCAGGATGTGACGGTCGTCAGCAAGTTTCCGCAGCAGGTATCGCTCAAACGCGCCCGGGCCGCGTTGAAACCGGGCCAGCACCTGCTGCTCGAACCGCGGGATCGGCTCGAATCCGCCCAGGAGAGCCTGTCGCGAAAGCCCGGCGTAAAGGTGCTGATCTACGACCAGGAATGCGCCACGGAACACCGTCGGCGCCGCAAGCGCCAGCATCTCGCCCCCGAACGGTACGTCTACATTCACGAACGGGTGTGCGAAGGATGCGGCGACTGCGGACAGCAGTCCATGTGCCTCGCGCTCGAACCCAGGGAAACGGAGTTCGGCCCCAAGACCGCCATACTCCAGTCGGCCTGCAACCAGGACCTGTCCTGCCTGAAGGGCGACTGCCCTTCCTTCGTCTCTGTCGAACCGGTCGGAGACAGCAAGCCTTTGAACCCGGAATACCCGTTACTGGACGAATCGGACCTTTCAGCACCCGCCTTCAAAGCGACGATTGATGGAGAATACGCGATACACCTCATCGGGATCGGCGGCACGGGCGTCGTGACCGTAGCCCACCTGCTGGCCGTAGCGGCACTTTTCGACGGGAAGAAGGTGAGCGAGATGAATCGCACGGGGCTGGCGCAGAAGGGAGGTCCCGTGGAATCGCCCATCGTCCTGGGGGAGGGCGAGGTCCCCCCTTCCAGCTTTATTCCCGCCGGGCGGTGCGATCTCTACCTGGCGGCGGATATCGCCGGCGCGGTGAACCCCCTGAACCTCCAGGCCGCCTCCGCGCAGCGGACCGTAGCCGTCGTGAGCCGGTCCGGCGTCCCGACCGCGCAGATGGTGTACGATCCCCAGGTACCCGGCGCCGACGTCCCGGCCATGGAAACGCTCATCGAAGCACACACCCGGTCGGTGGACAATGTCTTCATCGATGCGCAGGACTACGCGATGAAGCTCTTCGGGAACCACATCGTGGCCAACGTGTTTCTCCTCGGCGTCGCCTACCAGGCCGGGCACATCCCCCTGCAGGCCGGGAGTATCGAGCGCGCCATCCGGTTGAACGGCCAGGCCGTCGACCTGAACATCCAGGCCTTCCGCTGGGGCCGCATGGCCGTGCACGACCGGGCCCGACTGGACGAGGCCGTGCAAGAACCCGATCCCGATTCGGATGAACTGGTCCGCCGCTTTGCACGGTTACTCGGCCGTAAGCGGGCGCAGGCCTTCGAGACGCAGATCGGAAGGATTCCCGTCCGCCAGGAGTCGATCCGCAGGAGCTGGGTTATCCGCGTGGGCGAACTGATCGCCTTTCAGGACGCTAAGCTCGCCGAGCGATTCGTCGACCGGATCGCACGGGTTTATGATGGGGATGAGCGAACCGGCGGACCGGACCGCGGATACCTGCTCACCACGCACGCGGCTTTCATGTTGCACAAGCTCATGGCCTACAAGGACGAGTACGAGGTGGCCCGGCTGCTGACCGACCCGTCCGAACCCGGCGTCGCGGAACGCTTCGATGGTCCAGTCCGGGTATCCTACCATCTGCATCCGCCGCTGCTGCGTGCGTGGGGACTCGATCGCAAGCTGCGGCTGGGGCCCTGGTTCAGGCCCGTTCTGCTA